The following proteins are co-located in the Agromyces laixinhei genome:
- a CDS encoding DUF6328 family protein, with translation MAAEESNSAEDDRSDGRDETRTERLDRNWNDILQELRATQTGTQIITGFLLAAAFQPRFTELDGYQLWLYLVLVALAFAATLLGFAPVILHRQLFGQRQKEQIVRRGDRLLRAHLLVASLLAAGVAGLIFELALSRTAGFVALGIALVVAALLWIALPRLSMGRS, from the coding sequence ATGGCCGCCGAAGAGAGCAATTCTGCGGAGGACGACCGCAGCGACGGTCGCGACGAGACCCGCACCGAGCGCCTCGACCGCAATTGGAACGACATTCTGCAGGAGCTGCGGGCGACGCAGACCGGCACGCAGATCATCACGGGCTTCCTGCTCGCCGCGGCGTTCCAGCCCAGGTTCACCGAGCTCGACGGCTACCAGCTGTGGCTCTACCTCGTGCTCGTGGCACTCGCGTTCGCCGCGACGCTGCTCGGCTTCGCCCCGGTGATTCTGCATCGGCAACTGTTCGGTCAACGGCAGAAGGAGCAGATCGTCCGGCGCGGAGACCGATTGCTGCGGGCGCACCTGCTCGTCGCATCGCTGCTCGCGGCGGGCGTGGCGGGGCTCATCTTCGAGCTGGCGCTCAGCCGCACAGCGGGCTTCGTGGCCCTCGGCATCGCGTTGGTCGTCGCCGCATTGCTCTGGATCGCGCTGCCACGGCTCT
- the cofE gene encoding coenzyme F420-0:L-glutamate ligase has protein sequence MTVKFSIEGVDGLPEIAQGADLAALISGAVELDDGDILVVTSKIVSKAEGRVVQAADREQAITDETVRLVASREFDGGVTRIVENRQGIIGAAAGVDASNAPDGTVLLLPVDPDASARALATGIRALTGANVGVILSDTLGRPWREGQTDLAIGAAGVHVFDDLRGGTDASGKPLSVTMPCVADEIAGAAELVKGKSAGVPVAVVRGLDRLVGDLDLPGARSIQRPAERDLFRVGADEAYNEGYRDGFDESQSEGPLVAG, from the coding sequence TTGACCGTGAAGTTCAGCATCGAAGGTGTCGATGGCCTGCCAGAGATCGCGCAGGGCGCCGACCTCGCCGCGCTCATCAGCGGTGCCGTCGAACTCGACGACGGCGACATCCTCGTCGTCACCTCGAAGATCGTCTCGAAGGCCGAGGGCCGCGTCGTTCAGGCGGCCGATCGGGAGCAGGCGATCACCGACGAGACGGTGCGCCTCGTGGCGAGCCGTGAGTTCGATGGCGGCGTGACCCGCATCGTCGAGAACCGGCAGGGCATCATCGGTGCCGCGGCCGGCGTCGACGCGTCGAACGCGCCCGACGGCACGGTGCTGCTGCTTCCGGTCGACCCGGATGCCTCGGCGCGGGCGCTGGCCACCGGCATCCGTGCGCTGACGGGCGCCAACGTCGGCGTCATCCTCTCCGACACGCTCGGCCGCCCGTGGCGCGAGGGCCAGACCGACCTGGCGATCGGTGCGGCGGGGGTGCACGTCTTCGACGATCTGCGCGGGGGCACGGATGCCTCGGGCAAGCCGCTCTCGGTCACGATGCCGTGCGTGGCCGACGAGATCGCGGGCGCTGCCGAACTCGTCAAGGGCAAGTCGGCGGGCGTGCCCGTCGCCGTCGTGCGCGGACTCGACCGCCTCGTCGGCGACCTCGATCTGCCCGGCGCCCGTTCCATCCAGCGGCCGGCGGAACGCGACCTGTTCCGGGTGGGCGCCGACGAGGCGTACAACGAGGGATACCGCGACGGGTTCGACGAGTCGCAGTCCGAAGGGCCGTTGGTCGCCGGCTGA
- a CDS encoding TIGR03557 family F420-dependent LLM class oxidoreductase produces MLEQFPPTEAVALAALAEQHGFTGVMASDHFQPWVPRQGQSSFVWNVLAALGERTVGDLGPVTTPTFRTHPAVVAQASATLAAMYPGRHWLGIGSGEALNEHVVGQYWPEAPERINRMFEAVDLIRKLFSGSLAGRDVRHAGPNFRLESTRLWTMPDTAPEILIATAGPVTARRAGTHGDGLITTSAPIDRVAPLLARFAAGAKESGRDASTLSKVLQLHLSWAPTDEAAMRGALEEWPIGGLRFGRSDIRSPFEFEQIARTVRPEDFEGRMLVSADPDVHRAHIQRYLDLGFDRIYLHNVGRNQAEWIEVFGRDVLPGLHR; encoded by the coding sequence ATGCTCGAGCAGTTCCCGCCGACCGAGGCGGTGGCGCTCGCAGCGCTCGCGGAGCAGCACGGCTTCACGGGCGTCATGGCGTCCGACCACTTCCAGCCGTGGGTGCCCAGGCAGGGTCAGTCGTCGTTCGTCTGGAACGTGCTCGCCGCACTCGGCGAGCGCACGGTCGGCGATCTCGGGCCCGTCACGACGCCGACCTTCCGCACGCACCCCGCCGTCGTTGCGCAGGCGAGCGCGACGCTCGCCGCCATGTACCCGGGTCGGCACTGGCTCGGCATCGGCTCGGGCGAGGCGCTGAATGAACACGTCGTCGGCCAGTACTGGCCAGAGGCCCCGGAGCGCATCAACCGCATGTTCGAGGCCGTCGACCTCATCAGAAAGCTGTTCTCGGGCTCGCTCGCCGGCCGTGATGTGCGTCATGCCGGCCCGAACTTCAGGCTCGAGTCGACTCGACTGTGGACCATGCCCGACACCGCCCCCGAGATCCTCATCGCGACCGCCGGGCCGGTCACCGCACGACGGGCCGGCACGCACGGCGACGGCCTCATCACGACGAGCGCCCCGATCGACCGCGTCGCCCCGCTTCTCGCACGGTTCGCCGCGGGAGCGAAGGAGTCCGGGCGCGACGCCTCGACGCTGTCGAAGGTGCTGCAGCTCCACCTCTCGTGGGCGCCCACCGACGAGGCCGCGATGCGGGGCGCGCTCGAAGAGTGGCCGATCGGGGGTCTGCGCTTCGGTCGCAGCGACATCCGCTCGCCGTTCGAGTTCGAGCAGATCGCGCGCACCGTGCGCCCCGAGGACTTCGAGGGCCGCATGCTCGTCTCGGCCGATCCAGACGTGCATCGCGCGCACATCCAGCGCTACCTCGACCTCGGGTTCGACCGCATCTACCTGCACAACGTCGGACGCAACCAGGCCGAGTGGATCGAGGTCTTCGGACGCGACGTGCTGCCGGGGCTGCACCGATGA
- the cofC gene encoding 2-phospho-L-lactate guanylyltransferase, with protein MSGWVLVIPVKALDLAKSRLGGVGPRGRAALAQAFALDTIDAATSCRAVDRVVVVGDASELGRVLPATGVEIVDEGTRAGLTAAIRRGIDHARADEQLPVAVLLGDLPALTPMELAAGLDAAARHPLAFVPDADGTGTTLATAAAGTPFAPAFGDASAGRHADAGFTDLTRAEPGVIGAGLRRDVDTIEALEAALVEGVGVHTAAVVAALADGSLRRDHRHAPWNGQNSQNSQNSQNSRNGKGTS; from the coding sequence GTGAGCGGCTGGGTCCTGGTGATCCCGGTGAAGGCGCTCGATCTCGCCAAGAGCCGGCTCGGCGGCGTCGGCCCGCGCGGTCGGGCTGCGCTCGCGCAGGCGTTCGCCCTCGACACGATCGACGCTGCGACCTCGTGCCGGGCCGTCGACCGCGTCGTGGTCGTCGGCGATGCATCCGAGCTGGGCCGGGTGCTGCCCGCGACTGGGGTCGAGATCGTCGACGAAGGAACGCGCGCGGGGCTCACGGCCGCCATCCGCCGCGGCATCGACCATGCTCGTGCCGACGAGCAGTTGCCGGTGGCGGTGCTGCTCGGCGACCTGCCCGCCCTCACCCCGATGGAACTCGCGGCGGGGCTCGACGCCGCCGCGCGGCATCCGCTCGCCTTCGTGCCCGACGCCGACGGCACCGGCACGACGCTCGCGACTGCGGCGGCCGGGACGCCGTTCGCACCCGCATTCGGCGACGCGTCTGCCGGTCGGCACGCCGACGCCGGGTTCACCGACCTGACCCGCGCCGAACCCGGCGTGATCGGGGCAGGACTCCGCCGCGACGTCGACACGATCGAGGCCCTCGAGGCCGCACTCGTCGAGGGCGTCGGCGTGCACACCGCAGCGGTCGTCGCCGCGCTCGCCGACGGGTCACTGCGCCGCGACCACCGGCATGCCCCGTGGAACGGCCAGAACAGCCAGAACAGCCAGAACAGCCAGAACAGCAGGAACGGAAAGGGAACATCGTGA
- the fgd gene encoding glucose-6-phosphate dehydrogenase (coenzyme-F420), with amino-acid sequence MTLTLGYKASAEQFAPRELVEIAVAAEQHGFESVAVSDHFQPWRHDGGHAPFSLAWMAAVGERTSKIRIGTSVMTPTFRYNPAVIAQAFATLGCLSPGRIMLGVGTGEALNEIATGFRGAGEQDWPEFKERFARLRESIRLMRKLWSEDRVNFEGEYYSTHDASIYDRPDGGVPVYVAAGGPVVAKYAGRAGDGFICTSGKGMELYTEKLIPAVKEGAAAAGRDFDEIDRMIEIKISYEETEDAALENTRFWSPLSLSPEQKHSITDPIEMERAADALPIEQIAKRWIVGTDPDQVVDEIKQYVDAGLNHLVFHAPGHDQRRFMELFERDLAPRLRAL; translated from the coding sequence GTGACGCTCACTCTCGGATACAAGGCCTCGGCGGAGCAGTTCGCACCTCGCGAGCTCGTCGAGATCGCGGTCGCCGCCGAACAGCACGGCTTCGAGTCGGTCGCCGTGAGCGACCACTTCCAGCCCTGGCGGCACGACGGCGGGCACGCGCCGTTCTCGCTCGCGTGGATGGCCGCGGTGGGCGAGCGCACCTCGAAGATCAGGATCGGCACGAGCGTCATGACCCCGACGTTCCGCTACAACCCCGCGGTGATCGCGCAGGCCTTCGCGACGCTCGGCTGCCTCTCGCCGGGCCGCATCATGCTCGGCGTCGGCACCGGCGAGGCGCTCAACGAGATCGCCACGGGATTCCGCGGCGCCGGCGAACAGGACTGGCCCGAGTTCAAGGAGCGCTTCGCGCGGTTGCGGGAGTCCATCCGCCTGATGCGCAAGCTGTGGAGCGAGGATCGCGTGAACTTCGAGGGCGAGTACTACTCGACCCACGACGCATCGATCTACGACCGGCCCGACGGCGGCGTGCCGGTCTACGTCGCCGCGGGCGGCCCGGTCGTGGCGAAGTACGCCGGACGTGCGGGCGACGGCTTCATCTGCACCTCGGGAAAGGGCATGGAACTCTACACCGAGAAGCTCATCCCGGCCGTGAAGGAGGGAGCCGCCGCCGCCGGGCGCGACTTCGACGAGATCGACCGCATGATCGAGATCAAGATCTCGTACGAAGAGACCGAGGATGCCGCGCTCGAGAACACGCGCTTCTGGTCGCCGCTCTCACTCTCACCCGAGCAGAAGCACTCCATCACCGACCCTATCGAGATGGAGCGCGCCGCAGACGCGCTGCCGATCGAGCAGATCGCCAAGCGCTGGATCGTCGGCACCGACCCCGACCAGGTCGTCGACGAGATCAAGCAGTACGTCGACGCCGGGCTCAACCACCTCGTCTTCCACGCGCCCGGTCACGATCAGCGCCGGTTCATGGAGCTCTTCGAACGCGACCTCGCGCCGCGGCTGCGCGCGCTCTGA
- a CDS encoding LolA family protein has product MRAQSSGASRRFSRWIPAIAAPIAIGLAVVLVPMQANAAVDLPDLTPRQLLELAASSEVDALSGTIEQSSELGLPDLSALTGGGFDGGSPGDDGDAASATDLDDLISLATGTHTARVYLDGTNARLQVLDSLAERDVYLSSDDAWIYDSSEQAATHVTVDRAGLDALKAEAEARAGDARARLEAELAAPLPTPGEVLDRALEKLDESTEISVGTDARVAGREVYELVLEPRDAETLVGEITVAIDGETGVALAASLTGREAAEPAFSVEFTEVSFETPDASVFAFTPPEGASVTEHEVPIPTVAELDQWKAEAEAGAEAGAAAGVADGERMPQPIVHGEGWGTVVELPAGDLGATGGEGAFPQAPDVAAMLETLTQPVDGGRVLQTSLVTVLLTDDGRVFAGAVTAERLLDAANGR; this is encoded by the coding sequence ATGCGCGCCCAGAGTTCCGGGGCATCCCGCAGGTTCAGCCGCTGGATTCCCGCCATCGCAGCGCCGATCGCGATCGGCCTTGCCGTCGTGCTGGTGCCGATGCAGGCGAACGCCGCGGTCGACCTCCCCGACCTCACGCCCCGGCAACTGCTCGAACTCGCTGCATCGAGCGAGGTCGACGCCCTGTCGGGAACGATCGAGCAGAGCTCCGAGCTCGGGCTGCCCGACCTCTCCGCGCTGACCGGCGGTGGATTCGACGGCGGCTCGCCGGGCGACGACGGCGACGCGGCATCCGCCACCGACCTCGACGACCTCATCTCGCTCGCGACGGGCACGCACACGGCTCGCGTCTACCTCGACGGCACGAATGCACGACTGCAGGTGCTCGATTCGCTCGCGGAACGCGACGTCTACCTCTCGAGCGACGACGCGTGGATCTACGACTCCAGTGAGCAGGCGGCGACGCACGTCACGGTCGACCGAGCCGGTCTCGACGCGCTGAAGGCCGAGGCCGAGGCGCGCGCCGGCGATGCGCGCGCACGACTCGAGGCCGAGCTCGCCGCCCCGCTCCCGACCCCTGGCGAGGTGCTCGACCGGGCGCTCGAGAAGCTCGACGAGTCCACCGAGATCTCCGTCGGCACCGATGCACGCGTCGCCGGGCGAGAGGTGTACGAACTCGTGCTCGAGCCGCGCGACGCCGAGACCCTCGTCGGCGAGATCACGGTCGCGATCGACGGCGAGACGGGCGTCGCGCTCGCCGCGTCTCTCACTGGCCGCGAGGCCGCAGAACCGGCCTTCAGCGTCGAGTTCACCGAGGTGTCGTTCGAGACACCGGATGCCTCGGTGTTCGCCTTCACCCCGCCCGAGGGCGCATCGGTGACCGAGCACGAGGTGCCGATCCCGACCGTCGCCGAGCTCGATCAGTGGAAGGCGGAGGCCGAAGCCGGTGCCGAGGCCGGTGCCGCAGCCGGTGTCGCAGACGGCGAGCGGATGCCGCAGCCGATCGTGCACGGCGAGGGCTGGGGCACCGTGGTCGAGCTGCCGGCCGGTGATCTCGGGGCGACGGGCGGCGAGGGTGCCTTCCCGCAGGCTCCGGATGTCGCCGCGATGCTCGAGACGCTCACGCAACCCGTCGACGGCGGACGCGTGCTGCAGACGTCGCTCGTCACCGTGCTGCTGACCGACGACGGGCGCGTGTTCGCCGGTGCAGTGACGGCCGAGCGTCTGCTCGACGCCGCGAACGGGCGCTGA
- a CDS encoding ABC transporter ATP-binding protein, translating into MPELAIETHGLSKRFRSQLAVDGLDLAVPQGAVFGFLGPNGSGKTTTIRMLLGLVAATAGEARVLGAEMPRRLDAVLPRVGALVEGPAFSPYLSGEANLRRFDAADRRAPRTTRAARVAEALDRVGLSHAARKKVHAYSLGMKQRLGIANALLMPRELLVLDEPTNGLDPQGTREVRALIRSLAGDGTTVFVSSHLLAEVEQVCSHVGVMRAGRLVTQGTLDEFRGDGDARVLVRTPDAEAARAVLVGLGLTPDASGPPDVVAAGLGSAAPESLVAALVAAGVRVRGFETVHANLEQRFVELTGEGFDVVE; encoded by the coding sequence GTGCCCGAACTCGCGATCGAGACGCACGGCCTCAGCAAGCGTTTCCGTTCGCAACTCGCCGTCGACGGGCTCGACCTCGCGGTGCCGCAGGGGGCCGTGTTCGGATTCCTCGGACCGAACGGCTCGGGCAAGACCACCACGATCCGGATGCTCCTGGGCCTCGTCGCCGCCACCGCGGGCGAGGCGCGCGTGCTGGGCGCCGAGATGCCGAGACGCCTCGACGCGGTGCTTCCGCGGGTGGGTGCGCTCGTCGAGGGGCCGGCCTTCTCGCCGTACCTCTCGGGCGAGGCGAATCTGCGCCGTTTCGACGCCGCCGACCGGCGGGCGCCTCGGACGACGCGCGCTGCCCGCGTCGCCGAGGCGCTCGATCGCGTCGGCCTCTCGCACGCGGCTCGCAAGAAGGTGCACGCCTACTCGCTCGGCATGAAGCAACGCCTCGGCATCGCGAACGCGTTGCTCATGCCCCGTGAGTTGCTCGTGCTCGATGAGCCGACGAACGGCCTCGACCCGCAGGGCACGCGCGAAGTGCGTGCGCTCATCCGCTCGCTTGCCGGCGACGGCACGACCGTGTTCGTCTCGAGCCACCTGCTTGCCGAGGTCGAGCAGGTCTGCTCCCACGTCGGCGTGATGCGGGCCGGGCGACTCGTGACGCAGGGCACCCTCGACGAGTTCCGGGGCGACGGCGACGCCCGCGTTCTGGTGCGCACACCCGATGCCGAGGCGGCTCGCGCAGTGCTCGTCGGATTGGGGCTCACGCCCGATGCATCCGGCCCGCCCGATGTCGTCGCCGCCGGGCTCGGCTCGGCCGCGCCCGAATCCCTCGTGGCCGCCCTCGTGGCCGCCGGCGTACGGGTGCGCGGCTTCGAGACGGTGCACGCGAATCTCGAGCAGCGATTCGTCGAGCTCACCGGAGAGGGGTTCGACGTTGTCGAGTGA
- a CDS encoding ABC transporter permease has protein sequence MSSESEAAVAAGNGEVAVPRPVRAATLSLLGSELLTLFRRRRTWALLGALALIPILIGVAIRVAGDSPSGRGPAFLDQITNNGLFVGVTAMLVATPLFLPLTIGVVAGDTIAGEASHGTLRYLLIAPAGRIRLLVVKYLTAAAFCAAGALTVVVAGTVVGWALFPIGPVTLLSGTSVSVGEALLRFLAIAVYVTVSLLGMSAIGLFLSTLTTVPVGAMAATAILAVVSQILDALPQLEALHPWLFTHYWLGFGDLLRDPIVWSSFADNALLQAGYLVVFGSLAVGRFLTKDVLS, from the coding sequence TTGTCGAGTGAGAGCGAGGCGGCCGTCGCCGCCGGTAACGGCGAAGTCGCCGTGCCGCGACCCGTCCGGGCCGCCACGCTCTCCCTCCTCGGCTCCGAACTGCTCACCCTGTTCCGCCGCCGACGCACCTGGGCGCTGCTCGGAGCACTCGCGCTCATCCCGATCCTCATCGGTGTCGCGATCCGCGTCGCCGGCGACTCGCCGAGCGGGCGCGGCCCGGCGTTCCTCGACCAGATCACGAACAACGGGCTCTTCGTCGGCGTCACGGCGATGCTCGTCGCGACACCGCTCTTCCTGCCGCTCACGATCGGCGTCGTCGCCGGCGACACCATCGCCGGCGAGGCGAGCCACGGCACCCTGCGATATCTGCTCATCGCGCCGGCCGGGCGCATCCGCCTGCTCGTCGTGAAGTACCTCACCGCGGCGGCGTTCTGCGCGGCAGGGGCGCTGACCGTCGTCGTGGCCGGCACGGTCGTCGGCTGGGCACTGTTCCCGATCGGCCCGGTGACGCTGCTCTCGGGCACGTCCGTGAGCGTCGGCGAGGCCCTCCTGCGCTTCCTCGCGATCGCCGTCTACGTGACGGTGTCGCTCCTCGGCATGTCGGCGATCGGGCTCTTCCTGTCGACCCTCACGACGGTGCCGGTCGGCGCGATGGCGGCGACGGCGATCCTGGCGGTCGTGTCGCAGATACTGGATGCGCTGCCGCAACTCGAGGCGCTGCATCCGTGGCTCTTCACGCACTACTGGCTCGGCTTCGGCGACCTGCTGCGCGACCCCATCGTCTGGAGTTCGTTCGCCGACAACGCACTACTGCAGGCGGGCTACCTCGTCGTGTTCGGTTCGCTGGCCGTCGGCCGCTTCCTCACGAAGGACGTGCTGTCGTGA
- a CDS encoding ArsR/SmtB family transcription factor, translated as MSEPQLALDRAFHALSDPNRRTILAIVRNGHRAVGEIAEALGGSQQIVSHHLKVLREAGLVTDSRSGTRRLYAVRVEGLAVGKAFFDDFWPERLSALKRAVEESATRSADD; from the coding sequence ATGAGTGAGCCGCAGCTCGCGCTCGACCGGGCGTTCCACGCGCTGTCAGACCCGAACCGCCGCACCATATTGGCGATCGTCCGCAACGGGCATCGCGCGGTGGGCGAGATCGCCGAGGCCCTCGGCGGGTCGCAGCAGATCGTCTCCCACCACCTCAAGGTGCTTCGCGAGGCCGGCCTCGTCACCGACTCGCGATCGGGCACTCGCCGTCTCTACGCCGTGCGCGTCGAAGGACTCGCCGTCGGCAAGGCCTTCTTCGACGACTTCTGGCCCGAGCGCCTCAGCGCCTTGAAGCGTGCGGTTGAGGAGTCGGCGACGAGGAGCGCCGATGACTGA
- a CDS encoding SRPBCC family protein — MTEYRTSIDIDATPEAVFRFLVTENGMTSWMGQWASLDPVPGGEFAVDIAGYPVRGSYLEVDPPRRMTVSWGFAGNESLPPGASTVSFELTPIGAGTRVEVVHTDLPDTEVAGHGGGWTHFLPRLARTAAGEQLPPDTWQPR, encoded by the coding sequence ATGACTGAGTACCGAACGTCGATCGACATCGACGCGACACCCGAGGCCGTCTTCCGGTTCCTGGTGACGGAGAACGGAATGACCTCCTGGATGGGTCAGTGGGCGTCGCTCGACCCGGTGCCCGGCGGGGAGTTCGCGGTGGACATCGCCGGATACCCCGTGCGCGGCTCGTACCTCGAGGTCGACCCGCCCCGGCGCATGACGGTCTCCTGGGGGTTCGCCGGCAATGAGAGCCTGCCGCCCGGCGCATCGACGGTGTCGTTCGAATTGACCCCGATCGGTGCCGGAACCCGGGTCGAGGTCGTGCACACCGACCTGCCCGATACCGAGGTCGCCGGTCACGGCGGCGGATGGACCCACTTCCTCCCTCGCCTCGCACGAACCGCCGCAGGCGAGCAACTGCCGCCCGACACCTGGCAGCCGCGCTGA
- a CDS encoding nuclear transport factor 2 family protein codes for MPNTDDHALSTVEAYHRAWTSGDVDRAMGYVSDDVRCFAPDEKVTTKQDWREYLTGFVPMLTGAPEHARMTDGDRVALWYFPQTAVTTTTLASELFTVRNGQIVEIRLAFDRLGYVPPEGRPA; via the coding sequence ATGCCGAACACCGATGACCACGCACTCTCGACCGTCGAGGCCTACCACCGGGCCTGGACGAGCGGCGACGTCGATCGAGCAATGGGCTACGTCTCGGACGACGTGCGTTGCTTCGCCCCCGACGAGAAGGTCACCACGAAACAAGACTGGCGCGAGTACCTCACCGGTTTCGTCCCCATGTTGACCGGCGCGCCCGAGCATGCCCGCATGACCGACGGCGATCGGGTTGCGCTGTGGTACTTCCCCCAGACCGCGGTGACGACGACGACGCTCGCGAGCGAACTGTTCACGGTCCGAAACGGCCAGATCGTCGAGATCCGTCTCGCGTTCGACCGCCTCGGCTACGTGCCGCCGGAGGGGCGGCCCGCATGA
- a CDS encoding TfoX/Sxy family protein codes for MTPGTANARELIDRIRARLPDEHEHVREVRMFGTIAVMIDDAMAVAVHNDGGLLVRVAPDEDSRLLQSPGASRAEMGTGRSMGTGWIHVEARVLADDAALDGWLECATRNLAQRGSARG; via the coding sequence ATGACCCCGGGAACCGCGAATGCCCGCGAACTGATCGACCGGATCCGGGCGCGGCTGCCCGATGAGCATGAGCACGTGCGCGAAGTACGCATGTTCGGAACGATCGCCGTCATGATCGACGACGCCATGGCCGTCGCCGTGCACAACGACGGCGGCCTGCTCGTGCGAGTCGCTCCGGACGAAGACTCGCGGCTGCTCCAGAGCCCGGGTGCCTCCCGCGCGGAGATGGGCACCGGCCGCTCGATGGGCACGGGCTGGATCCACGTCGAGGCGAGGGTGCTCGCCGACGACGCGGCCCTCGACGGCTGGCTCGAGTGCGCGACCCGGAATCTCGCGCAGCGCGGATCCGCGCGCGGCTGA
- a CDS encoding ABC transporter ATP-binding protein, which produces MSDGLDLARVRFSRPGRLIVDDVDVTVPTGALGALLGPNGAGKSTLLHLIAGIERADAGTLAFAGRDLAALRRRDRARRIALAEQETHDSPELRVDEVVALGRTPHLGAWSGPGDRDRTVVAEALALLGLESLASRGYGTLSGGERQRVNLARALAQEPELLLLDEPTNHLDVRAQLTSLELLRGLAESGRTVLAALHDLGLAAAYADHVIVLDGGRVVASGAPAAVLEPGLIREVWGVEAEVLERPSTGRPIIAYSGVAASFTVQAIPAHGP; this is translated from the coding sequence ATGAGCGACGGACTCGACCTCGCGCGCGTGCGCTTCTCGCGCCCCGGACGCCTCATCGTCGACGACGTCGACGTGACGGTGCCGACGGGCGCGCTCGGTGCGCTGCTCGGGCCGAACGGCGCCGGCAAGTCGACGCTCCTGCACCTCATCGCGGGCATCGAGCGAGCGGATGCCGGTACGCTCGCGTTCGCCGGCCGCGACCTCGCCGCGCTGCGCCGCCGCGACCGCGCACGACGCATCGCGCTCGCCGAGCAGGAGACCCACGACTCCCCCGAACTTCGCGTCGACGAGGTCGTCGCGCTCGGACGCACCCCGCACCTCGGCGCCTGGTCGGGCCCGGGCGACCGCGATCGCACCGTCGTTGCCGAGGCACTCGCCCTGCTCGGACTCGAGTCGCTCGCGTCGCGCGGGTACGGAACGCTCTCGGGCGGCGAGCGACAGCGCGTGAACCTCGCGCGGGCGCTCGCGCAGGAGCCCGAGCTGCTGCTGCTCGACGAACCGACGAACCACCTCGACGTGCGGGCGCAGCTCACGAGCCTCGAACTGCTCCGCGGCCTCGCCGAGTCCGGGCGCACGGTGCTCGCGGCGTTGCACGATCTCGGCCTCGCGGCCGCGTACGCCGATCACGTGATCGTGCTCGACGGCGGTCGGGTCGTGGCATCCGGAGCCCCGGCCGCGGTACTCGAACCCGGACTGATCCGCGAGGTCTGGGGCGTCGAAGCCGAGGTGCTCGAGCGCCCTTCCACCGGACGACCCATCATCGCGTACTCGGGCGTCGCCGCGTCGTTCACGGTGCAGGCGATTCCCGCTCACGGGCCCTGA